The nucleotide window ATTAGCATTATCATTGTGAATGATTGTAAAAACATTATCAATTAATTAATAAAATGCTATCCCCCGCAAAAAaaactttatgaagtttgactttaATCAAATCTTATATGTAAACTAAAAAGAAATGAAGAGAGTATTATGTTACACTAAAAGTAAAGACTGCATGATATATCCGGATGAAATTCTCTCACGATCAACCATATCATAAGAACTCCTCTAAATAAATTTCTCTTTGGATAGAAGGCTTCGGGAGATTTCTTGCATTATTGACATTTGGTACACCTTGCCTACGTCTAATGGTTATCCTTAAAGTATCGTCATCATTATTTGGACTTGGTGATCAAGTTCTCTTCGAGAAATATGGTCCCATATCTTAGATCAATCAAAGTAAGAGGATAATTAGTTAGAAAGTTAGGACTAAAAAGAACATGCACATGAGAGAGGGGACATGAAGATGTGATTCAAACCACGAATTCAAATTATGATTGTCTCTCGACAGTAGGTGTCTAACGACGCATCCTGGTTGAACGGCGAACAGGGGAGAGATTGCGAGTTTTCTAAAGCCGAACAAGAACGAAGAGAGGTTTGCCGCCGCCGTGTATATCATAGCGATCATACGAAATAACGGATGCCGAAGAGGCAATGTACGGGGCGATTTACTGCTTGTGGGCTTTTTATTGCCTCCTCACTTTGTATTCTAGCTTAGTGGGTTCGGCCATGCTTTTTTATGAGAGTGGATTTTCTATTCTTGGTGTACTATGACCGAGTTTGCAGAAAATATAtgacaaaacatgatcaaacAAATTCCAAAAAATCTAAAAATTTAAGACATCAAACTTTATCAAATGTTGGAGCATCTTGGAAAATTTGAGCCCAAAAATAACATCTGAGCATCCCTCACTAAAAAAACAAAATCAATGTTAAAAGTTTCGTTCAATTTTTGAGCAGTGATTTCGTCTTTTTAGTGAGAGCTTGTCTAATGTTATTTTTGGCTGAAATTTTGCAAGAAGCTCTACCATTTGATAAGTTGATAAGGTTTGATGTCTCAAAATTTCAGGTTTTTTGGATTTTGTTTGATCACatttaatttatttatttttgacaAACTCAGATGTAGTACACTCGAGATAGCCACCACATTCCGTTTTTTCATTGGGTACATACCAAAGAAAAACAGTACACAAGTACGTGACATCAAATTATCATCATTGGGTTCAATTGAAGCTAACAACTCTACGCTGGTTTCGCCCCTGCGAGGCGGACATTGGAGCTCAAAGGTCTTCGCAGATGGGAGGACGGCGAAGAGGGGCCGGCGCTTCGCCCGTCCACCAATAACCACTTTTGCTAGGTCATGCTCTAATCAGCTAGCTTGGCGCATGAGCAGCCAGTGTACAAATCTTGCCGTGGTAGGATAATTCAACGTAAAACAGCTGCCATGGCAGTGTACAAAGTTCTGCCAGGACACCTAAAGTCCTATACTAGACAGCGCAAGTTTTATTCAACAGTTCCGTTGGTCACGTTGCCTTGAATTCGATGGACAGCCTCTTTTCTTAGGCCTGCGCCAAGGTCTACCGCAGTAGCCGTGTGGCTGGCTGCTCCTTTCATACTTGCATTCTTTTGTCTTGGGGATAGATAGATAGACTAGGCCCGGTTGACTGGGCAGCAGCCTTGATCCTCATCCAACGGCCCAACAGTCTTGCCCTCGGCCGCAGCCTTCTGATCGTAGGGTTTCTTCTATTTTCGAGGGAGATCGTTGGGAGGGTTTCTTGGTTCTCAAGTGGTCTTGTACACAAATTTCTTGGTTCTCAAGCTTACCTCCTCCTCCCGCCCTAATCCTCGCAGTTATTTCGCCGTTGTTTAATTGACGCAGCCAATGTAGCCGGTCTCTTCTGGCCTGAACTCAGATTCGTATTGCCCAGCGAGCTCCCGGGTCACGGGGACGGGCCGATCGGACGACCATGTCAAGCGAACCGGAGCAAGGCAATGGTGCTGGCGATGACGAACATAGCGGCGGCCTGCCTGAGGACCAGATGTTCGAGATGCTCACCCGCGTCTCCCTCGACGACCTCTCCGCATGCCGCCAGGTGTCTGCCCAGTGGCGCCGGCCCCCGTACGAGCCGGCCTTCTCGGCGCTTcactgccgccgccgcgccgaCGCCGTCGTCTCGGGATACTTCGTGCAGGGCATGGCGCGCAACCGCTACtccgccaccttcgtctccatgCACCCCTCCCAGGCCGACGCTGATCCGTCCGTCTCCCTCGACTTCCTGCCCTCCGCGCACGTCCGCGTTGAGGCTGTCTCCGCGCACCGCGGCCTCGCGTGCTGCgtcgacgccgacgccgacgccgccgcgCGCATGGGCGGCAAGACGTCGTCGGCGCGATGCTACTACGCGTGCAAGCCCGCCACGAGGCAGTGGCGGGCGCTGCCCAACCCGAGGCTGCGCTTCCCCACGGCGGTCACCGCGATGGTGGCGCGccccgccggcgccggcgccgcgGCGGACTTCAAGATCCTCCGGCTCTCGGTCCCGACGCTGCGTGACCACCTGCGTTGCGAGATCTTCGACTCGCGAAGGCGCGCGTGGCGGCGCTCGGCCGACGTGATGGTGTGGCCGGAGTCGCTCGTGGCCGCCGGCCCGGCGGTGAGGGCCCACGGCGCCATGCATTGGCTACGGTGGCCGGACAGGGTCGGCGCCGCCGAGGACATCTTCGCGTTCGACATGAAGAGCGAGGCGTGGAGGCTCATTGTTCTCCCGCCGGAGGTGGAAGACAGAACGGACAGGTGGGCGGGCAAGAAGAAGCTGGTGACGGTGGAGGGGAAGCTGTGCCTGGTAGTGACCGTGGATGAGGAGGCGGAGGTGTGGGTGATCGCCGACTACGGCAGGCAGCAGGAGAGATGGGAGAAGAAGATGGCAGTGAACTTGAAGAATCTCGGGATGCAGGAAGGGGGAGCCCTTATACTCAGGGATCTCTGCTCATCCGAGGTCGCATTCTTCAACAGTGTATACGGAGTGATCTGGTGATGAAATCGCTCGCTTAATTCTCCTTCAAATCTTCGTTACAATCTTCATTATTCGCAAGCGAAGTGTTACTAATTTTGCATATGTTTTGCAGGTACGATTTTTGGAGGGGCGAGATAGCAGAAGTCCCCGTGCATCACAAATGCATACAAGAAGTTTTCAAGTATGAGTCCGATTTTGGTCCTTGGGACATCGATGAAAACAAAATCTAGACTGATTGACACTGCAAAATTTGCGTTTTGGAAGACCCGGTCTCTAGAATTGTCAATCTTGCAGTGGCATCTACTCTCCGTATCCTGGCTGAGCCTCTCTTTTTCGTGAGAGAAGGAAACAACAAATCTTGATGATGTCGACAAATTCAATTACCTCCGTCTTTGATTATCACCAATTAGCTCCATCATTTATTAACACCGCTTCAGGCCAATAAATTTTGTTAAATTTTGTTGGAATTCAGATGCAATCTAAGCTTAGAAATATGTACAATGCTTGAAGGGTAGAAGTTTTTAAGAGAAATGGTCTGTTTCGATGGACAGGTATGAGATAAACGAGTTGTTCCGTTCGTTAAACTCGTGATCATTGAAGCTCGGTTGATAAGCTCGTTAAAGCTAACACTCATTAAGTTGAGTGCTCACGTGTACCGGTAAAGCTGGAAACAACACAAAAGCATTGTATCACATATTCAAAATTTtaacatgtactccctctgtttcaaaatagatgacccaactttgtattAATTTTAGTACAAAGTTATTATAAaattgggtcatctattttggaacggaggaagtagCGAATAGTTAAACATGTAGCTGAGTACAACTGCAGCAACCTTTCCCAAAATTGAAACTTTCAAATAAGTAGCACAATAAAAAAAGTTTGAACATGGATGACTTCATGGTTTGAACATCAATGATTAGTCAACCATGTATTTGAACATGGATGACCTCAATTTAAGTGTATAGAGAGCATTCTTTTTTGCTTTCAGAA belongs to Triticum urartu cultivar G1812 chromosome 7, Tu2.1, whole genome shotgun sequence and includes:
- the LOC125518725 gene encoding F-box protein At5g49610-like, which gives rise to MSSEPEQGNGAGDDEHSGGLPEDQMFEMLTRVSLDDLSACRQVSAQWRRPPYEPAFSALHCRRRADAVVSGYFVQGMARNRYSATFVSMHPSQADADPSVSLDFLPSAHVRVEAVSAHRGLACCVDADADAAARMGGKTSSARCYYACKPATRQWRALPNPRLRFPTAVTAMVARPAGAGAAADFKILRLSVPTLRDHLRCEIFDSRRRAWRRSADVMVWPESLVAAGPAVRAHGAMHWLRWPDRVGAAEDIFAFDMKSEAWRLIVLPPEVEDRTDRWAGKKKLVTVEGKLCLVVTVDEEAEVWVIADYGRQQERWEKKMAVNLKNLGMQEGGALILRDLCSSEVAFFNSVYGVIWYDFWRGEIAEVPVHHKCIQEVFKYESDFGPWDIDENKI